Proteins from a genomic interval of Amycolatopsis sp. cg13:
- a CDS encoding exo-alpha-sialidase, translating into MRTALRVLLAFVLLAFLAPASAQAAPQFDQKALFNPHQETGYACFRIPAIVRSTHGTLLAFAEGRKDNCGDTGDIDLVLKRSTDGGTTWSPLQVVNRGGGDTHGNPVPIVDTKTGRIILITTYNKGRTDDKGCSVPCPRTPHSQYSTDDGRTWSTPVDISAQAKLPAWDSWYASGPVHGIQLQHGRHAGRLVFGVNAERSDGTNSVENYAGLIYSDDGGSSWHVGAVDNYLHPVGGTFTQKPSEVSVVELPDGTIYAGGREQSGTDIGNRDYALSRDGGETFAQRFTTIPDLVTPMVQGSLLRLDRPGGKRILFASPADTDRRRWMTIRSSYDDGRTWENADQGTRITTDWSGYSDLVQLSGPQDKNAKIGLMYEGGAVDARDEIRFARFDENYLGWKRSPGVSTPDVASGQPARVLGDASTVAGKFGKAVELKNGFVRVPYSPAQLVGSGDFTFSTWVKYGASTDPQPILWLGGMGSTAPQLWLRAEPSSHRLIAMMTTAAGSKSVTTQSAYDDQKWHHVALQRSGGQLRILVDGAVAASGPDSPGSVTQTVSFQLWLGERLDGAQHLTGALDDARLYRRALSTSELTTVRAGKPVSGAVMELPFDR; encoded by the coding sequence ATGAGAACCGCCCTTCGCGTGCTGCTGGCGTTCGTGCTGCTGGCTTTTCTCGCGCCCGCTTCAGCGCAGGCCGCCCCGCAGTTCGATCAGAAAGCGCTCTTCAACCCGCATCAGGAAACCGGATACGCCTGCTTCCGCATCCCAGCGATCGTCCGCAGCACACACGGCACGCTGCTGGCCTTCGCCGAGGGCCGCAAGGACAACTGCGGCGACACCGGCGACATCGATCTGGTGCTGAAGCGGTCGACCGACGGCGGCACCACCTGGTCGCCGCTGCAGGTGGTCAACCGCGGCGGCGGGGACACTCACGGCAACCCAGTGCCCATTGTGGACACCAAGACCGGCCGGATCATCCTGATCACCACATACAACAAGGGCCGCACCGACGACAAGGGCTGCTCCGTGCCGTGCCCGCGCACACCGCACTCGCAGTACAGTACCGACGACGGCCGCACCTGGTCCACGCCGGTCGACATCAGCGCGCAAGCGAAGCTGCCCGCGTGGGATTCCTGGTACGCCTCAGGTCCGGTGCACGGCATCCAGCTCCAGCACGGCCGCCACGCGGGCCGGCTCGTCTTCGGCGTGAACGCCGAACGCAGTGACGGCACCAATTCCGTCGAAAACTACGCCGGACTCATCTACAGCGACGACGGAGGTTCCTCCTGGCACGTCGGCGCTGTCGACAACTACCTGCATCCCGTAGGCGGCACCTTCACACAAAAACCGTCGGAAGTCAGCGTCGTCGAACTGCCGGACGGCACCATCTACGCGGGCGGCCGCGAACAGAGCGGCACCGACATCGGCAACCGCGACTACGCCCTGAGCCGCGACGGCGGCGAGACCTTCGCCCAGCGCTTCACCACCATTCCCGATCTCGTGACGCCGATGGTGCAAGGTTCGCTGCTGCGCCTCGACCGTCCCGGCGGCAAGCGGATCCTCTTCGCCTCTCCCGCGGACACCGACCGGCGGCGCTGGATGACCATCCGTTCGTCCTATGACGACGGTCGCACGTGGGAAAACGCCGACCAGGGCACGCGGATCACCACGGACTGGTCAGGCTACTCCGATCTGGTCCAGCTGAGCGGCCCGCAGGACAAGAACGCGAAGATCGGCCTGATGTACGAAGGCGGCGCGGTGGACGCCCGCGACGAGATCCGCTTCGCCCGCTTCGACGAGAACTACCTCGGCTGGAAGCGCTCGCCTGGAGTGTCCACTCCGGACGTCGCAAGTGGACAGCCCGCGCGCGTGCTCGGCGATGCCAGTACCGTCGCTGGCAAATTCGGCAAGGCTGTGGAACTGAAGAACGGCTTCGTCCGAGTTCCGTACTCGCCAGCGCAGTTGGTCGGTTCCGGCGACTTCACCTTCTCCACCTGGGTTAAATACGGTGCTTCAACGGATCCGCAACCCATCCTGTGGCTAGGCGGAATGGGCTCGACCGCACCGCAGCTCTGGCTGCGCGCCGAGCCCTCGTCACACCGGCTGATCGCGATGATGACCACCGCCGCCGGAAGCAAGTCGGTGACCACGCAATCGGCGTATGACGATCAGAAATGGCACCACGTGGCGCTCCAGCGTTCGGGCGGCCAGCTCCGGATCCTGGTCGACGGCGCGGTGGCGGCGTCCGGCCCGGACTCCCCGGGTTCGGTCACCCAGACCGTCTCGTTCCAGCTGTGGCTTGGTGAACGCCTCGACGGCGCGCAGCACCTGACCGGCGCACTGGACGACGCACGCCTCTACCGACGCGCTCTGTCCACTTCGGAACTGACCACCGTCCGGGCCGGGAAACCAGTTTCGGGAGCGGTCATGGAGCTTCCCTTCGACCGGTAG
- a CDS encoding sulfite exporter TauE/SafE family protein — MIPALIVTGLLAGIGITAVGPGGVLATVGLFVFTSLTPAQVAGTAIVTHVATGILGSAAFVHSGQLREPETRRLAGVLAAVAVVGTPLGVLLNSWVSTKAFGIVLGGFALVVAVFVGLKGRERAVGLPLAGAIGAGVAVVAGLVGVGGPMLAVPLLVVAGMPVLGALAAAQVQSVVIASVGTLGYVLHGAVDWRLAAIVGIPELAGVLIGWRIAHALPTKTLKAALIAVLVGIAPYLAFHG, encoded by the coding sequence ATGATCCCCGCGCTCATCGTCACCGGATTGCTCGCCGGGATCGGCATCACCGCGGTCGGGCCGGGCGGGGTGCTCGCGACCGTCGGGCTGTTCGTCTTCACCTCGCTCACCCCAGCGCAAGTAGCCGGGACAGCGATCGTCACGCACGTGGCCACCGGGATCCTCGGCAGCGCCGCCTTTGTCCATTCCGGACAGTTGCGCGAGCCCGAAACCCGGCGCTTAGCAGGGGTTCTCGCAGCAGTCGCGGTGGTGGGCACACCGCTCGGAGTACTGCTCAACTCCTGGGTGTCCACAAAGGCCTTCGGAATCGTGCTCGGCGGATTCGCGCTCGTCGTTGCGGTGTTCGTCGGGTTGAAGGGACGGGAGCGGGCCGTCGGGCTGCCGCTCGCGGGTGCGATCGGGGCGGGAGTCGCGGTGGTGGCGGGGCTGGTCGGCGTCGGTGGGCCGATGCTCGCGGTCCCGTTGCTGGTCGTCGCAGGGATGCCGGTGCTGGGGGCGCTCGCGGCGGCGCAGGTGCAGTCGGTGGTGATCGCCAGCGTCGGGACGCTCGGGTACGTCCTGCACGGAGCGGTCGACTGGCGGCTGGCGGCGATCGTCGGGATTCCGGAGCTGGCGGGCGTGTTGATCGGCTGGCGGATCGCGCACGCGTTGCCGACCAAGACGCTCAAGGCCGCGCTGATCGCGGTCCTGGTCGGGATCGCGCCGTATCTCGCGTTCCACGGCTGA
- a CDS encoding GntR family transcriptional regulator — MQRRAERARQMADGLRQRIVSGEVGELLPSERALGEWFGASRNVVREALALLRDEGLVERRQGVGTLVVRPKYGHGLDRLSGLAEALEGHGEVVNEVRTAETVAAPPAVAQRLGLAAGEKVVHLERVRRLGGVPLSLDSTYLVADLGIPLLDKDLAHRDLFALLEETNGIRLGRAEVEVHAVSAGPDTAALLEIAPGTAVFALDRLTRLPDGRPVDAEWLHIRADRLTLRATLRRGAV; from the coding sequence ATGCAGCGGAGGGCGGAACGGGCCCGGCAGATGGCCGACGGCCTGCGGCAGCGGATCGTCTCGGGCGAGGTCGGCGAGTTGCTGCCGAGCGAGCGCGCGCTGGGCGAGTGGTTCGGCGCGTCGCGGAACGTCGTGCGGGAAGCGCTCGCCCTGCTGCGGGACGAAGGGCTCGTCGAACGCCGACAGGGCGTCGGGACGCTGGTGGTGCGCCCGAAGTACGGCCACGGCCTCGACCGGTTGTCCGGGCTGGCGGAGGCGCTCGAAGGGCACGGCGAGGTCGTGAATGAGGTGCGAACGGCCGAGACGGTCGCCGCGCCGCCCGCGGTCGCGCAGCGGCTTGGCCTGGCGGCGGGGGAGAAGGTCGTGCACCTGGAACGCGTCCGGCGGCTCGGCGGCGTGCCGTTGTCGCTCGACTCGACGTACCTGGTGGCGGATCTGGGGATTCCGTTGCTGGACAAGGATTTGGCGCACCGGGATCTGTTCGCCTTGCTGGAGGAGACGAACGGCATCCGGCTGGGACGGGCGGAGGTGGAGGTCCACGCGGTGTCGGCTGGGCCGGATACGGCTGCGTTGCTGGAGATCGCGCCGGGGACCGCGGTTTTCGCGCTGGATCGGCTGACTCGGTTGCCGGACGGGCGACCGGTGGACGCGGAGTGGCTGCACATTCGCGCGGATCGGTTGACGTTGCGGGCGACTTTGCGGCGCGGAGCGGTGTGA
- a CDS encoding SGNH/GDSL hydrolase family protein — protein sequence MRKARIAALLTLVGLGIAMSPAVTADAGQTSTWCTKKEQVAILGTSADTGYGTTGYKSTTDTYAPTAYGWTTKIANDLHAQWNTTTKNYAHNGAMATDYLPGGRWPDTTGALADLTQRQPDLVLVDLGGNELISQTDPAVFKANLGKVIDNIRTARPGVDILLSIYAELKWTPNPWGGQTQKYFWSQYATSIYQTAVEKGTALVDLRQYIPPAGSANLPNPSPWLADNVHLNDAGNLAEYGMWWGWTSSLGSIC from the coding sequence ATGCGTAAAGCCCGTATCGCGGCGTTGCTGACCCTGGTCGGCCTCGGCATCGCGATGTCCCCCGCCGTCACCGCCGACGCGGGCCAGACCAGCACCTGGTGCACCAAGAAAGAGCAGGTCGCGATCCTCGGCACGTCCGCCGACACCGGTTACGGCACCACGGGCTACAAGTCCACTACGGACACTTACGCGCCGACCGCCTACGGCTGGACCACGAAAATCGCCAACGACCTCCACGCCCAGTGGAACACCACGACGAAGAACTACGCGCACAACGGCGCGATGGCCACCGACTACCTCCCCGGCGGCCGCTGGCCCGACACGACCGGCGCGCTCGCCGACCTCACGCAACGCCAGCCCGACCTGGTCCTCGTCGACCTCGGCGGCAACGAACTGATCTCGCAGACCGACCCGGCGGTCTTCAAGGCGAACCTCGGCAAGGTCATCGACAACATCCGCACCGCCCGGCCCGGGGTCGACATCCTGCTGTCGATCTACGCCGAGCTGAAGTGGACGCCCAACCCGTGGGGCGGCCAGACGCAGAAGTACTTCTGGTCGCAGTACGCGACGTCGATCTACCAGACGGCGGTCGAGAAGGGCACCGCGCTGGTCGATCTGCGGCAGTACATCCCGCCGGCCGGGTCGGCGAACCTGCCCAACCCGAGCCCGTGGCTGGCCGACAACGTGCACCTGAACGACGCGGGGAACCTCGCCGAGTACGGGATGTGGTGGGGGTGGACGTCGAGCCTGGGGAGCATTTGCTGA
- a CDS encoding glycosyltransferase, with translation MKILFASAPGYGLTLPLIPVVWAARAAGHDVLLATSAEIAEVSARAGLPVVDVFPGRDIWTDLLATVKDGAAPDPDEPEEYRIARQHQGPFGLFTAAMTAGTIEAGRAFGADLVVYPSDHGTGALAAAALGVPALEVGNRISWSARDLSWRTEHADFLDSDLVTLMREKLGIGDAPVNVIARIDPRAPSMGGLREDEEPADERDGAPWWPMQFVPYNGGSVLPEWALRKPERPRVAVTLGTVVPAMSGISSLKVVLDALGGMDVEVILAAGTADVSELGELPENVRSVGYLPLSVFLPECSAIVHHGGSGTTAAPLFYGVPQLVLPSFADNPMSAERVVERGVGLSHDPSTVDVETLGKLVRQLLEEDSFAAAAAEVRKEIAGQPSPSDVIARAVAALG, from the coding sequence GTGAAGATCCTGTTCGCGTCCGCGCCCGGGTACGGGCTCACGCTGCCGCTGATCCCGGTCGTCTGGGCCGCCCGCGCCGCCGGGCACGACGTGCTGCTGGCCACCAGCGCCGAGATCGCCGAGGTGTCCGCGCGCGCCGGGCTGCCGGTCGTCGACGTGTTCCCCGGCCGCGACATCTGGACCGACCTGCTGGCCACCGTCAAGGACGGCGCCGCGCCGGATCCGGACGAACCCGAGGAATACCGGATCGCGCGGCAGCACCAGGGTCCGTTCGGGCTCTTCACCGCCGCCATGACGGCGGGCACCATCGAAGCGGGCCGGGCATTCGGCGCGGACCTCGTCGTCTACCCGTCCGACCACGGCACCGGCGCCCTCGCCGCGGCCGCGCTCGGCGTGCCCGCGCTCGAGGTCGGCAACCGGATCTCGTGGTCGGCCCGGGACCTCTCGTGGCGCACCGAGCACGCCGACTTCCTGGACAGCGACCTCGTCACGCTGATGCGCGAGAAGCTCGGCATCGGGGACGCGCCGGTGAACGTCATCGCCCGGATCGACCCGCGCGCGCCGAGCATGGGCGGCCTGCGCGAGGACGAGGAGCCCGCCGACGAACGCGACGGCGCGCCGTGGTGGCCGATGCAGTTCGTGCCCTACAACGGCGGGTCGGTGCTGCCGGAGTGGGCGCTGCGGAAGCCGGAACGGCCTCGGGTGGCGGTCACGCTGGGCACGGTCGTGCCGGCGATGTCGGGGATCAGCAGCCTCAAGGTGGTGCTGGACGCGCTCGGCGGGATGGACGTCGAGGTCATTCTCGCGGCGGGCACCGCTGATGTGAGCGAACTGGGCGAGCTTCCGGAGAACGTCCGCTCGGTGGGGTATTTGCCGCTGTCGGTGTTCTTGCCGGAGTGTTCGGCGATTGTGCATCACGGCGGATCCGGAACTACTGCCGCGCCGCTGTTCTACGGAGTGCCGCAACTGGTGCTGCCCAGTTTCGCGGACAATCCGATGTCGGCGGAGCGGGTGGTCGAGCGGGGCGTCGGGCTGAGCCACGATCCGTCTACTGTGGACGTCGAGACGCTGGGGAAGCTGGTGCGGCAACTGCTCGAAGAGGATTCGTTCGCCGCGGCCGCCGCCGAGGTGCGCAAGGAGATCGCCGGGCAGCCGAGCCCTTCCGACGTCATCGCGCGCGCCGTCGCCGCGCTGGGCTGA
- a CDS encoding DUF5684 domain-containing protein, producing MNHETSFNPALGFSSAGLAVTVLAIVALWLVFAKAGYPGWAAIIPIYNVYVWLKVAGRSGWWLLLLLVPLVNLVVVIVVSLDIARAFGKSGVFGFFGLFVFSIIGYLILGFGRSQYTAPGPR from the coding sequence GTGAACCACGAGACCTCGTTCAACCCGGCACTCGGCTTCAGTTCCGCCGGATTGGCGGTCACGGTGCTCGCTATCGTCGCGCTGTGGCTGGTGTTCGCCAAGGCGGGATACCCCGGGTGGGCGGCGATCATCCCGATCTACAACGTCTACGTCTGGCTGAAGGTCGCCGGCCGTTCCGGGTGGTGGCTGCTCCTGCTGCTGGTCCCGCTGGTCAATCTCGTGGTCGTGATCGTCGTGTCGCTCGACATCGCCAGGGCGTTCGGCAAGAGCGGCGTCTTCGGGTTCTTCGGCCTGTTCGTGTTCTCGATCATCGGCTACCTGATCCTGGGCTTCGGCCGGTCCCAGTACACCGCGCCCGGCCCCCGATGA
- the glgC gene encoding glucose-1-phosphate adenylyltransferase gives MIDGSDVLGIVLAGGEGKRLMPLTTDRAKPAVPFGGVHRLIDFVLSNLVHGGIRRICVLTQYKSHSLDRHISTTWRLSSLTGEYVTPVPAQQRLGPRWFQGSADAIHQSLNLVHDESPAYIAVFGADNIYRMDPRQMIDAHIASGAGVTVAGIRVPRAEARSFGVISTEDGTKIDAFLEKPEDPPGLPDSPDESYVSMGNYVFTTQVMLDALHADAKNPASKHDMGRDIIPALVEKSEAAVYDFNGNVVPGETGRDHGYWRDVGTIDSYYDAHTDLISTQPIFNLYNRKWPILAHPGQRAAAKFVEGGTATQSIVSNGCIISGAQVVDSVLSPDVFIENGAVVQGSVLLDGARVGRGAVVRRAILDKNVVVPPGAHIGVDLARDRGHYHVSDFGIVVLGKGETAI, from the coding sequence GTGATCGACGGATCCGATGTGCTGGGAATCGTCCTCGCCGGCGGCGAGGGCAAACGGCTGATGCCGCTGACCACCGACCGCGCGAAACCCGCGGTCCCGTTCGGCGGCGTGCACCGGCTGATCGACTTCGTGCTGTCCAACCTGGTGCACGGCGGGATCCGCCGGATCTGCGTGCTGACGCAGTACAAATCGCATTCGCTGGACCGGCACATCTCGACGACGTGGCGGCTGTCGTCGCTGACCGGCGAGTACGTCACGCCGGTGCCCGCGCAGCAGCGGCTCGGCCCGCGCTGGTTCCAGGGCAGCGCGGACGCCATCCACCAGAGCCTGAATCTGGTGCACGACGAATCGCCCGCGTACATCGCGGTGTTCGGCGCGGACAACATCTACCGGATGGACCCGCGGCAGATGATCGACGCGCACATCGCGTCCGGCGCGGGCGTGACGGTCGCCGGAATCCGCGTGCCGCGCGCGGAGGCCCGTTCGTTCGGCGTGATCAGCACCGAGGACGGGACGAAGATCGACGCGTTCCTGGAGAAGCCCGAGGACCCGCCGGGCCTGCCGGATTCGCCGGACGAATCGTATGTGTCGATGGGCAATTACGTCTTCACGACGCAGGTGATGCTCGACGCGCTGCACGCGGACGCCAAGAACCCGGCGTCCAAACACGACATGGGCCGCGACATCATCCCGGCGCTGGTGGAGAAATCCGAGGCCGCGGTTTACGACTTCAACGGCAATGTGGTGCCCGGCGAAACCGGCCGGGACCACGGCTACTGGCGCGACGTCGGAACGATCGACAGCTATTACGACGCGCACACCGACCTGATCTCAACGCAGCCGATTTTCAACCTGTACAACCGGAAATGGCCGATCCTGGCCCATCCCGGCCAGCGCGCGGCGGCTAAGTTCGTGGAGGGCGGCACGGCGACCCAGTCGATCGTCAGCAACGGCTGCATCATTTCCGGTGCGCAGGTGGTGGATTCGGTGCTGTCGCCGGACGTCTTCATCGAGAACGGCGCTGTGGTGCAGGGTTCGGTGCTGCTGGACGGTGCGCGAGTCGGCCGCGGTGCGGTGGTGCGGCGGGCGATCCTGGACAAGAACGTCGTTGTGCCGCCGGGTGCGCACATCGGGGTGGATCTGGCTCGCGACCGCGGGCACTACCATGTGAGCGATTTCGGGATTGTGGTTCTGGGCAAGGGAGAAACCGCGATCTAG
- the glgA gene encoding glycogen synthase produces the protein MKVGLLTREYPPDVYGGAGVHVEFLARELRSLVDLDVHCWGPDRPDGAHGHRDAHGYAQPAFATMDIAVSMADALAGHDLAHSHTWYANLGGHLAKLAHGIPHVITAHSLEPLRPWKAEQLGGGYRVSSWIERDAYEAADAIIAVSSGMRRDVLAAYPNVDPARVHVVRNGIDTELYQPDPGTDVLEKHGIDPNRPYALFVGRITRQKGVPHLVRAGAALAEDVQLILCAGGADTPELDAEFRGLVADLQEKRSGVHWIPEMLPRTEVVQLLTHALVFVCPSVYEPLGIVNLEAMACGTAVVASDVGGIPEVVADGETGVLVHYDENEPGAFEAGLARGINDLAADRDRATRLGLAGRDRAVGEFGWAAIAAATVGVYEACGRVS, from the coding sequence ATGAAGGTCGGCCTGCTCACCCGGGAGTATCCGCCGGACGTGTACGGGGGAGCGGGGGTGCACGTCGAGTTCCTGGCACGGGAACTGCGGTCGCTGGTCGACCTTGACGTGCACTGCTGGGGCCCCGACCGCCCGGACGGCGCGCACGGGCACCGCGACGCGCACGGGTACGCCCAGCCCGCGTTCGCCACGATGGACATCGCGGTCTCGATGGCCGACGCGCTCGCCGGCCACGATCTCGCGCACAGTCATACCTGGTACGCGAACCTCGGCGGCCATCTGGCGAAGCTCGCGCACGGCATCCCGCACGTCATCACCGCGCATTCGCTCGAACCCCTGCGGCCGTGGAAAGCCGAGCAGCTCGGCGGCGGCTACCGCGTGTCGTCGTGGATCGAGCGCGACGCTTACGAGGCGGCGGACGCGATCATCGCGGTCAGCTCGGGAATGCGGCGCGACGTGCTCGCCGCGTACCCGAACGTCGACCCGGCGCGGGTGCACGTGGTGCGCAACGGCATCGACACCGAGCTATACCAACCCGATCCCGGCACCGATGTGCTCGAGAAGCACGGCATCGATCCGAACCGGCCGTACGCGTTGTTCGTCGGACGGATCACGCGGCAGAAGGGCGTGCCGCATCTCGTGCGCGCCGGGGCCGCCTTGGCCGAAGACGTGCAGCTGATCCTGTGTGCGGGCGGCGCGGACACGCCGGAGCTGGACGCGGAGTTCCGCGGGCTTGTCGCGGACCTGCAGGAAAAGCGGTCCGGCGTGCACTGGATCCCGGAAATGCTGCCGCGCACCGAAGTCGTCCAGCTGCTGACGCACGCGCTGGTGTTCGTGTGCCCGTCGGTTTACGAGCCGCTCGGCATCGTGAACCTGGAGGCGATGGCGTGCGGCACCGCGGTCGTCGCCAGCGACGTCGGCGGCATCCCGGAGGTGGTCGCCGACGGCGAGACCGGGGTGCTGGTGCATTACGACGAGAACGAGCCCGGCGCTTTCGAGGCCGGGCTCGCGCGCGGGATCAACGACCTCGCCGCCGATCGGGACCGAGCCACCCGGCTGGGCCTCGCCGGGCGGGACCGCGCGGTGGGAGAGTTCGGCTGGGCAGCGATCGCCGCCGCGACGGTCGGGGTTTACGAGGCGTGCGGGAGGGTTTCGTGA
- a CDS encoding putative protein N(5)-glutamine methyltransferase: protein MDFVEVVARLRAAGCVFAEDEARLLLGQSGDLAGMVERRVAGEPLEYVLGWAEFAGRRFVVAPGVFVPRHRTELLVRLAVGFAHDKAVVLDLCCGSGALGATVAAELPGIELYAADVEPAAVDCARLNVPGEVYQGDLYAPLPSSLRGRVDVLIANVPYVPTGDVALMPPEARDHEPRVALDGGADGLDVLRRVVAEAPTWLVPGGHVLFEASERQSAAAVAEVRRAGLAASVEEDDELGATVVVGLREH from the coding sequence GTGGATTTCGTCGAGGTCGTCGCGCGCTTGCGGGCCGCCGGATGTGTCTTCGCCGAGGACGAGGCCCGGCTTCTGCTGGGCCAATCGGGCGATCTGGCCGGGATGGTCGAGCGGAGGGTCGCCGGCGAACCGCTGGAGTACGTCCTCGGCTGGGCGGAATTCGCCGGTCGCCGGTTCGTCGTCGCGCCGGGCGTCTTCGTGCCCCGGCACCGCACCGAACTGCTCGTGCGGCTGGCCGTCGGGTTCGCGCACGACAAAGCAGTGGTGCTCGATCTGTGCTGTGGTTCCGGTGCACTGGGCGCAACGGTCGCGGCTGAGCTGCCCGGGATCGAACTGTACGCGGCGGACGTCGAGCCCGCCGCGGTCGACTGCGCTCGGCTGAACGTGCCTGGTGAGGTCTACCAAGGCGATCTCTACGCCCCGCTTCCGTCCAGTTTGCGCGGCCGGGTCGACGTGCTGATCGCGAACGTCCCGTACGTCCCGACCGGCGACGTCGCGCTCATGCCGCCCGAGGCGCGCGACCACGAACCCCGCGTCGCGCTCGACGGGGGAGCCGACGGTCTCGACGTGCTCCGTCGTGTCGTCGCCGAGGCTCCGACGTGGCTCGTGCCGGGCGGGCACGTGCTTTTCGAGGCCAGCGAACGCCAATCGGCCGCCGCTGTCGCCGAGGTGCGCCGGGCCGGGCTGGCCGCATCCGTGGAAGAAGATGACGAACTAGGCGCAACAGTCGTGGTGGGACTGCGCGAACACTGA
- a CDS encoding universal stress protein, whose protein sequence is MEQLVEEYGPSWDPGPYERGTDGPRVILVGADTSPTGLRATAYGGGLARRQRARLVVVYVAAPTVWTGLAAAAVVDVQQQTFEEEIEQLRAELRDRAADLQVPVTFVVRRGETFPELRQAAQEVNADMVVVGASEQGGHRLVGSVGNRLVRAATWPVVVVP, encoded by the coding sequence GTGGAGCAACTGGTCGAGGAATACGGGCCCAGCTGGGACCCGGGCCCGTACGAACGGGGCACCGACGGACCGCGCGTGATCCTGGTCGGAGCGGACACGTCGCCGACCGGGCTGCGGGCGACGGCCTACGGCGGCGGCCTCGCGCGGAGGCAGCGCGCGCGGCTGGTCGTGGTGTACGTGGCCGCGCCGACGGTGTGGACCGGGCTCGCCGCGGCCGCGGTCGTCGACGTGCAGCAGCAGACCTTCGAGGAGGAGATCGAGCAGCTGCGCGCGGAACTGCGCGACCGGGCGGCCGACCTGCAGGTGCCGGTCACGTTCGTGGTCCGCCGCGGCGAGACGTTCCCCGAACTGCGCCAGGCCGCGCAGGAGGTGAACGCGGACATGGTCGTGGTCGGCGCGTCCGAACAGGGCGGGCACCGGCTCGTCGGCTCGGTCGGCAACCGGCTCGTGCGCGCCGCGACCTGGCCCGTCGTGGTGGTGCCGTAG